From Amyelois transitella isolate CPQ chromosome 4, ilAmyTran1.1, whole genome shotgun sequence, one genomic window encodes:
- the LOC106137301 gene encoding general transcription factor IIF subunit 1 isoform X1, producing the protein MSNPGSSQAPIVQEFKIRVPKNVKKKYHVMRFNATLNVDFAKWTHVKMERENNIREFKGMEEEMPKYGAGSEYGRDVREEARRKRFGIQSRKYKVEDQPWILKVGGKTGKKFKGIREGGVSENAAYYVFTHAADGAIDAYPLQEWYNFQPIQRYKALSAEEAEQEFGRRNKVMNYFSLMFRKRMRGDEAADDADEDNEKKTKGKAKKDLKISDMDELMESGDDSSDSEAGEKEDSDSGAKKAKDKKKVAATKKKKKVEDEAFEESDDGDEEGRERDYISDSSESESDHEMKVNKELKGVAEEDALRKLLTSDEDSEEEQEQKQESEQDDEPTKEGEERASKLTKKKKKDDVKKDKESSSEFSSDSDTDPESGGNKKSKKNKNEKNSDKNGAASSSAPGSASTSRAGTPPSAAAAAVAAAAAAAHPAKRARLDPSYINECGVTEEAVRRYLARKPMTTTELLTKFKSKRTGVRSERLVETMTQILKRINPVKQNINGKMYLSIKQS; encoded by the exons ATGAGTAACCCTGGATCTTCG CAAGCACCGATCGTGCAGGAGTTCAAAATACGTGTACCAAAGAATGTAAAAAAGAAGTACCATGTTATGCGTTTCAATGCGACCCTCAACGTGGACTTCGCGAAATGGACACACGTCAAGATGGAGAGGGAGAACAATATACGAGAATTCAAAGGAATGGAAGAGGAGATGCCTAA ATATGGTGCAGGTTCTGAATATGGCCGTGACGTGAGAGAAGAGGCTCGTCGCAAGCGATTCGGGATACAGTCCCGCAAATATAAAGTTGAGGATCAGCCATGGATTCTCAAAGTTGGAGGCAAAACTGGGAAAAA GTTCAAGGGTATCCGTGAGGGTGGCGTATCGGAAAACGCAGCGTACTATGTGTTCACACATGCCGCTGATGGTGCCATAGACGCTTATCCTTTACAAGAGTg GTATAACTTTCAGCCTATCCAGCGGTACAAGGCTTTGTCGGCTGAGGAGGCCGAGCAAGAATTCGGAAg ACGCAATAAGGTGATGAACTACTTCTCACTGATGTTCCGCAAGCGCATGCGTGGCGACGAGGCCGCGGACGACGCTGACGAGGACAACGAGAAgaagactaagggaaaggctaagaAAG acTTGAAGATATCAGACATGGACGAGCTGATGGAGTCCGGAGACGACTCGTCTGACTCGGAGGCCGGCGAGAAAGAGGACTCCGACTCTGGAGCCAAGAAAGCGAAAGACAAGAAAAAAG TTGCCGCcacaaaaaagaagaaaaaagtgGAAGATGAAGCGTTCGAGGAGAGTGACGACGGAGACGAGGAGGGCCGCGAGAGGGACTACATCTCGGACTCGTCTGAGAG TGAGTCGGATCACGAGATGAAGGTGAACAAGGAACTGAAGGGTGTCGCTGAAGAAGATGCGCTCAG aaaactACTGACTTCCGACGAGGACTCTGAAGAGGAACAGGAACAGAAGCAGGAGTCGGAACAAGATGACGAGCCCACCAAAGAGGGGGAGGAGAGAGCGAGCAAACtcacgaagaagaagaagaaagacgACGTCAAGAAGGATAAAG AATCGAGTAGCGAGTTTAGTTCCGACTCGGACACGGACCCCGAGAGCGGCGGCAATAAGAAATCGAAGAAGAATAAGAATGAGAAGAATAGTGATAAGAACGGAGCGGCTAGCTCGTcgg CGCCGGGCAGCGCTAGCACGTCGCGCGCGGGCACGCCGCCGtccgcggcggcggcggccgtggcggccgccgccgccgccgcgcacCCCGCCAAGCGCGCCCGGCTCGACCCCAGCTATAT CAACGAATGCGGGGTGACAGAGGAGGCGGTGCGGCGGTACCTCGCCAGGAAACCAATGACGACCACGGAACTATTGACCAAGTTCAAATCTAAGCGTACAGGGGTGCGCAGCGAACGGTTGGTGGAAACTATGACCCAAATATTGAAGAGAATCAACCCGGTCAAACAGAACATCAATGGGAAGATGTATTTGAGTATAAAACAGTCGtga
- the LOC106137302 gene encoding kelch domain-containing protein 4: MGKKKNKNKVSGAVKTAAKTEKKLANKLKKELANLGEEDIAKVIAEIEREEAKRSAATEKSLPGPPTPRAYASLTPHPTKDELILFGGEYHNGQQTQVYNELLFFNPANNTWKQVKAPGGPPPRSAHQAVATPANKGELWVFGGEFTSPSETQFHHYKDLWCFSLADKKWEKVVAKDGPCPRSGHRMVLVGRKLMVFGGYADDGRECKYFDDLYAFCLDTRTWSKVAATGRGPSARSACVMFPVGNDGIYIYGGFSRVREGRTERACTHADVFRLGARAGGGGGGAGGGGAWRAGRGPPAPRRAAQAAAVSVHGRGYVFGGVSDVEETEEELKGELSDELLMVDLDSGKWHGVTLRGEQVTSANSDQKSVDEEVEKEEDVTVVTDEVFTMKLGPAPAAPTSAPVTGQTQPRRGPSPRMSAMMAVLKSTLYVYGGVLEKDDKQFYLSDMYSLDLHKLSEWRTIIEQPPLPDWLGSDSEYDSDSGSESDESDSDED; the protein is encoded by the exons atggggaaaaagaagaataaaaataaagttagtgGTGCTGTGAAGACCGCCGCTAAAACTGAAAAGAAGCTGGCAAATAAACTGAAGAAAGAACTCGCGAATCTTGGAGAG GAAGATATAGCTAAAGTAATAGCAGAAATAGAGCGTGAGGAAGCAAAGCGTTCGGCGGCCACAGAGAAATCCCTGCCGGGTCCTCCGACACCTCGAGCATATGCTTCACTAACCCCGCACCCTACCAAAGATGAACTTATCCTGTTCGGTGGGGAATACCACAATGGTCAACAG ACACAAGTTTACAATGAATTGCTATTCTTCAACCCCGCAAACAACACGTGGAAGCAAGTCAAAGCCCCCGGCGGCCCGCCCCCCAGGAGCGCGCACCAGGCTGTCGCGACACCTGCTAACaa AGGAGAGCTGTGGGTGTTTGGCGGCGAGTTCACGAGCCCCAGTGAGACACAGTTCCACCATTACAAGGATTTGTGGTGTTTCTCTTTGGCTGATAAAAAGTGGGAGAAg GTAGTGGCCAAAGACGGCCCTTGTCCTCGTTCAGGGCACCGAATGGTCCTCGTGGGCAGAAAACTGATGGTATTCGGAGGGTACGCGGACGACGGCAGGGAATGCAAGTACTTCGACGATCTGTACGCGTTCTGTCTGGACACGAGGACTTGGAGTAAGGTGGCGGCTACAGGGAGAGGACCCAGCGCGAGGTCCGCTTGTGTCATGTTTCCCGTTGGGAATGACGGG ATATACATATACGGCGGGTTCTCCCGCGTGCGCGAGGGGCGCACGGAGCGCGCCTGCACGCACGCGGACGTGTTCCGGCTGGGCGCGCGCGCGGGCGGGGGCGGGGGCGGGGCGGGCGGCGGGGGGGCGTGGCGCGCGGGACGCgggccgcccgcgccgcgccgcgccgcgcagGCCGCCGCGGTCAGCGTGCACGGCAGGGGGTACGTCTTCGGGGGAGTTAGC GACGTAGAAGAAACCGAAGAGGAACTGAAAGGAGAGTTGAGTGATGAGCTCTTAATGGTTGACCTCGACTCGGGGAAATGGCACGGGGTGACCTTGAGGGGGGAGCAGGTGACCTCCGCTAACAGTGATCAGAAGAGTGTGGACGAAGAGGTGGAGAAAGAGGAAGATGTCACAG tggTAACAGACGAAGTGTTCACAATGAAGCTGGGCCCGGCCCCGGCTGCTCCTACGTCTGCCCCCGTGACGGGGCAGACGCAGCCTCGCCGCGGGCCCTCCCCGCGCATGTCCGCCATGATGGCCGTACTCAAATCAACATTGTATGTTTACGGGGGCGTGCTGGAAAAGGACGACAAACAGTTTTATCTCAGCGATATGTATAGTTTAG aTTTACACAAGCTGTCGGAATGGCGGACAATAATCGAGCAACCGCCGCTACCGGACTGGCTCGGATCCGATTCTGAATACGATTCCGATTCCGGATCTGAATCGGACGAGTCTGATTCGGATGAAGACTGA
- the LOC106137301 gene encoding general transcription factor IIF subunit 1 isoform X2 → MSNPGSSQAPIVQEFKIRVPKNVKKKYHVMRFNATLNVDFAKWTHVKMERENNIREFKGMEEEMPKYGAGSEYGRDVREEARRKRFGIQSRKYKVEDQPWILKVGGKTGKKFKGIREGGVSENAAYYVFTHAADGAIDAYPLQEWYNFQPIQRYKALSAEEAEQEFGRRNKVMNYFSLMFRKRMRGDEAADDADEDNEKKTKGKAKKDLKISDMDELMESGDDSSDSEAGEKEDSDSGAKKAKDKKKVAATKKKKKVEDEAFEESDDGDEEGRERDYISDSSESESDHEMKVNKELKGVAEEDALRKLLTSDEDSEEEQEQKQESEQDDEPTKEGEERASKLTKKKKKDDVKKDKESSSEFSSDSDTDPESGGNKKSKKNKNEKNSDKNGAASSSAPGSASTSRAGTPPRTPPSAPGSTPAISTNAG, encoded by the exons ATGAGTAACCCTGGATCTTCG CAAGCACCGATCGTGCAGGAGTTCAAAATACGTGTACCAAAGAATGTAAAAAAGAAGTACCATGTTATGCGTTTCAATGCGACCCTCAACGTGGACTTCGCGAAATGGACACACGTCAAGATGGAGAGGGAGAACAATATACGAGAATTCAAAGGAATGGAAGAGGAGATGCCTAA ATATGGTGCAGGTTCTGAATATGGCCGTGACGTGAGAGAAGAGGCTCGTCGCAAGCGATTCGGGATACAGTCCCGCAAATATAAAGTTGAGGATCAGCCATGGATTCTCAAAGTTGGAGGCAAAACTGGGAAAAA GTTCAAGGGTATCCGTGAGGGTGGCGTATCGGAAAACGCAGCGTACTATGTGTTCACACATGCCGCTGATGGTGCCATAGACGCTTATCCTTTACAAGAGTg GTATAACTTTCAGCCTATCCAGCGGTACAAGGCTTTGTCGGCTGAGGAGGCCGAGCAAGAATTCGGAAg ACGCAATAAGGTGATGAACTACTTCTCACTGATGTTCCGCAAGCGCATGCGTGGCGACGAGGCCGCGGACGACGCTGACGAGGACAACGAGAAgaagactaagggaaaggctaagaAAG acTTGAAGATATCAGACATGGACGAGCTGATGGAGTCCGGAGACGACTCGTCTGACTCGGAGGCCGGCGAGAAAGAGGACTCCGACTCTGGAGCCAAGAAAGCGAAAGACAAGAAAAAAG TTGCCGCcacaaaaaagaagaaaaaagtgGAAGATGAAGCGTTCGAGGAGAGTGACGACGGAGACGAGGAGGGCCGCGAGAGGGACTACATCTCGGACTCGTCTGAGAG TGAGTCGGATCACGAGATGAAGGTGAACAAGGAACTGAAGGGTGTCGCTGAAGAAGATGCGCTCAG aaaactACTGACTTCCGACGAGGACTCTGAAGAGGAACAGGAACAGAAGCAGGAGTCGGAACAAGATGACGAGCCCACCAAAGAGGGGGAGGAGAGAGCGAGCAAACtcacgaagaagaagaagaaagacgACGTCAAGAAGGATAAAG AATCGAGTAGCGAGTTTAGTTCCGACTCGGACACGGACCCCGAGAGCGGCGGCAATAAGAAATCGAAGAAGAATAAGAATGAGAAGAATAGTGATAAGAACGGAGCGGCTAGCTCGTcgg CGCCGGGCAGCGCTAGCACGTCGCGCGCGGGCACGCCGCCG cgcacCCCGCCAAGCGCGCCCGGCTCGACCCCAGCTATAT CAACGAATGCGGGGTGA